In Paenibacillus sonchi, a single genomic region encodes these proteins:
- a CDS encoding MurR/RpiR family transcriptional regulator, which yields MSNQANAVIAKIISNKGNLTFIENEIAQFVMNNPEFFTKNTITAIAQEVGVSETSINRFCKKVGFKGFNDFKIAIAQDTHYRNMNSKVQQRENISFADSLAFDYNDLIMNTSAMIEEEDISNAVKIIVKAKTIHIFGVLSSWMAALELKQKLSLVGINAFAYNDSYNMKLSASQSTPDDVVIAITRSGSVREIIDALNLASQNNAKIITITSYNSTAITEYSDIKLIASDKLSVKNNALLSEHITFLFVIDLIFGTLLKSDSRYMKKKLSSDAVIESSQFWKNEYI from the coding sequence ATGAGTAATCAAGCGAATGCAGTGATCGCCAAGATTATTTCCAATAAAGGAAACTTAACGTTTATCGAGAACGAAATTGCGCAATTCGTGATGAACAATCCAGAGTTTTTTACGAAGAATACCATTACAGCGATAGCTCAGGAGGTTGGCGTTTCGGAAACGAGCATTAACCGCTTCTGCAAGAAGGTAGGCTTCAAAGGCTTCAATGATTTCAAGATTGCTATTGCCCAAGACACCCATTACCGTAATATGAACAGCAAGGTGCAGCAAAGGGAGAATATCTCTTTCGCCGACTCGCTAGCCTTCGATTATAACGACCTAATTATGAATACCTCTGCTATGATTGAAGAAGAGGATATCAGTAATGCAGTGAAGATAATAGTAAAAGCCAAAACGATTCATATATTCGGGGTGCTGAGCTCATGGATGGCGGCACTGGAGCTGAAGCAGAAGCTGAGTCTCGTCGGTATTAACGCTTTTGCCTATAATGATAGTTATAATATGAAGCTTTCAGCTTCGCAATCAACGCCTGACGATGTAGTGATTGCCATTACCCGGTCTGGTTCGGTCAGAGAGATTATTGACGCCCTCAACCTGGCCAGCCAGAACAATGCGAAGATTATTACCATTACCAGTTATAATTCAACCGCTATCACCGAATACTCGGATATCAAGCTCATTGCGTCGGACAAGCTGTCCGTCAAGAACAATGCCCTCCTGTCGGAGCATATTACCTTCCTGTTCGTCATTGATCTCATCTTCGGCACGCTGCTGAAATCCGACAGCCGTTACATGAAGAAGAAGCTGAGCAGCGATGCCGTGATCGAGAGTAGCCAATTCTGGAAGAATGAATACATTTAG
- a CDS encoding TRAP transporter large permease subunit, giving the protein METVQIIGIFLVFIFFVALMMTRKLTTLLALPIMAILLAAIAGIPLLSSNPDTFTITKGVLAGGAMKLSTAIAGLIFGAWFGQILSKVGITKTIIRKAAELAGDKPLAIAIIFFLAASVIFSAANGLGMVILVGTITIPIMLTAGMKPFVSGLVVLLANAVGVVFNVSTWAIYTDVLKVPTDVIASYSLICAVPLIVIALLMIVYYTKKDGKVRRAWAMPLKPEFQSQDSKNVRSIALISPLVPVLLVFFLKIDIVSAVFIGALVTLLLATPKRPIHVLSSALVEGIQDIAGALGLMIGIGMLLSAVTAPQVSALIQPLIEGIIPTSPLMYIVIFTLLSPLAIYRGPLNVWGLGSGVAALIVAGGMSPVAAMLALRIVSNLQAVSDPTNSHNVWVADFTKTDIVETLRKTLPWMFVAVLISMIIASVVAF; this is encoded by the coding sequence GTGGAAACCGTACAAATTATCGGAATATTCCTTGTATTTATTTTCTTTGTCGCGCTTATGATGACACGGAAGCTGACGACGCTGCTTGCGTTACCGATCATGGCAATTCTGTTGGCTGCCATAGCGGGTATTCCGCTTCTGTCCAGCAACCCGGATACCTTTACTATTACAAAAGGAGTACTGGCGGGCGGAGCCATGAAACTGTCCACAGCCATTGCTGGACTGATCTTTGGGGCCTGGTTCGGACAAATTTTAAGTAAAGTAGGAATTACCAAAACCATTATCCGTAAAGCAGCAGAGCTCGCGGGGGATAAGCCGCTTGCGATTGCCATTATCTTCTTTCTCGCCGCCTCTGTAATTTTCTCTGCCGCCAACGGATTGGGCATGGTAATTCTTGTCGGTACAATTACCATTCCTATTATGCTCACTGCTGGAATGAAGCCTTTTGTAAGCGGACTTGTTGTTCTACTGGCCAATGCAGTGGGTGTTGTCTTCAACGTATCAACTTGGGCAATTTACACGGATGTACTTAAAGTTCCTACAGATGTCATTGCCTCCTATTCGTTAATCTGTGCGGTACCTCTTATTGTCATCGCACTTCTTATGATTGTGTATTATACCAAAAAAGACGGCAAGGTCAGAAGAGCATGGGCAATGCCGCTGAAGCCGGAATTTCAGAGTCAAGATTCTAAAAATGTGCGGTCGATCGCTTTAATTAGCCCGCTGGTTCCTGTCCTCCTTGTATTTTTTCTGAAAATTGATATTGTATCCGCTGTCTTTATCGGTGCTCTTGTTACACTGCTGCTCGCCACACCTAAACGGCCAATCCATGTGTTGTCCAGTGCGCTTGTTGAAGGCATTCAAGATATCGCCGGTGCGCTGGGACTGATGATTGGAATTGGCATGCTGCTGAGTGCCGTGACGGCCCCGCAAGTCTCTGCGTTGATCCAGCCTTTAATAGAAGGGATTATTCCAACCAGTCCGTTGATGTACATTGTGATTTTTACCCTGCTGTCGCCGCTGGCGATTTACCGCGGTCCGCTAAATGTGTGGGGGCTGGGGAGCGGTGTCGCTGCTCTGATTGTAGCCGGAGGCATGTCGCCTGTTGCGGCCATGTTGGCACTGCGCATCGTCAGCAATTTGCAGGCTGTTAGCGATCCGACCAACTCACATAATGTCTGGGTGGCTGATTTCACCAAGACGGATATTGTCGAGACCCTCAGAAAGACATTGCCATGGATGTTTGTGGCTGTGCTGATTTCTATGATTATCGCCAGCGTTGTAGCCTTTTAA
- a CDS encoding FAD-dependent oxidoreductase, producing the protein MKKHVKLRGYCCGGGVSGSIAAIAAARAGAKTLIVESGGFMGGTLTAAGVGPMMTFHAGSKQAIQGITDELIQRLRSIGKSPGHIADATNYTYSVTPFDAEAMKYELDLMLQESGGEVLYHTMLAGAEVSDRRIKSLTLCNKAGLSQMSAEVYIDATGDGDLAAWSGVPFSKGRDADEMSQPMTLKMRMRGVDIGRIKDYIKEHREEFPRMNIDISQMNTAARMSVVGFDKQFREAKERGEVSIPREDVLFFETNNPGEVIMNTTRILGKDSTNPWSLSLAEIEGRRQCRELEVFLKNYIPGFENSVVISTGPSIGVRGSRQIKGVYTLTAQDILTMKYFEDVIAHSGYPIDIHSPDGEGTKTDSLEWGSMYGIPYRSLITNEIDNLIVVGRCLSATFEAQAAVRTTPTVGAIGQAGGAAAAQAVKQRIPVQQVDIPRLQRTLQEQGAYLELK; encoded by the coding sequence ATGAAAAAGCATGTTAAACTACGAGGTTATTGTTGCGGGGGCGGGGTTTCAGGTTCCATTGCAGCGATTGCGGCGGCACGGGCGGGTGCAAAAACGCTTATTGTGGAATCGGGTGGATTCATGGGCGGAACGCTGACAGCTGCGGGTGTAGGGCCGATGATGACCTTTCATGCGGGTAGCAAGCAAGCAATTCAAGGAATAACCGATGAGCTGATCCAAAGATTACGCTCCATTGGTAAATCACCCGGGCACATTGCTGACGCGACCAATTATACATATTCGGTCACGCCGTTTGATGCCGAGGCGATGAAATACGAGCTGGATTTAATGCTGCAGGAGAGCGGTGGCGAAGTGCTGTATCACACCATGCTGGCCGGAGCCGAGGTATCAGACAGAAGAATTAAATCGTTGACCCTGTGTAATAAAGCTGGTCTGAGTCAAATGTCTGCTGAGGTATATATTGACGCTACCGGAGATGGTGATCTGGCCGCCTGGTCTGGAGTCCCGTTTAGTAAAGGGCGTGATGCGGATGAAATGTCGCAGCCGATGACACTGAAGATGAGGATGCGGGGCGTCGACATCGGCCGAATCAAGGATTATATCAAGGAACATCGTGAGGAATTTCCCCGCATGAACATTGACATATCCCAGATGAATACGGCGGCCAGAATGTCTGTTGTAGGCTTCGACAAGCAGTTTCGTGAAGCGAAGGAACGCGGTGAGGTGAGCATTCCTCGGGAGGATGTTTTGTTTTTCGAGACCAATAATCCAGGAGAGGTAATTATGAACACCACCCGTATCCTTGGCAAGGATAGCACTAATCCATGGAGCCTTAGCCTTGCGGAGATTGAAGGCCGCAGACAGTGCCGGGAGCTGGAGGTGTTCCTCAAGAATTATATCCCCGGGTTCGAAAATTCTGTTGTAATTTCCACGGGACCCTCCATCGGAGTACGTGGCTCACGGCAGATTAAGGGGGTTTATACTTTGACGGCGCAGGATATTTTGACGATGAAGTATTTTGAGGACGTCATCGCCCACTCGGGCTATCCTATAGATATCCACAGCCCGGACGGTGAAGGCACCAAAACAGATAGCCTTGAATGGGGAAGTATGTACGGGATTCCTTACCGTTCACTGATTACGAATGAAATCGACAATCTGATCGTTGTCGGAAGATGTCTCTCCGCGACCTTTGAGGCACAAGCAGCCGTGCGTACCACACCCACCGTTGGAGCGATCGGACAGGCGGGTGGAGCAGCAGCAGCTCAAGCTGTGAAGCAAAGAATCCCCGTGCAGCAAGTGGATATTCCAAGGCTGCAACGGACACTTCAAGAACAGGGAGCTTATTTGGAGCTTAAATGA
- a CDS encoding ABC transporter substrate-binding protein yields MRKLKFLLLALVIMTTVLPGCSRYAGSSAASEAVGAELLEPVKLKFSMWGNDAQKMMYEDLITEFKKTHSNIDIEIVVIPFADYQQKLSIMLASRTAPDVGWLADRMIPQLIESGQLADISPSVMNDNDYNLSDINPSTLSLFRRDDRLYGIPFSTPPVMMYYNMSLFRDKGLKTPTELYKEGKWTYEQFIHAAKAIAEPDSGVYGVKLVRDWNNWSDALLPLIWSHGADLFTKDGNAFALNSAEGREALQLYSDLMFKDGVHPQPGDEIGFESGNIGMYSDRYSYMSKARAITEFEWDIAPMPEGVTGRGTSLGYAGYSVFDTENSLEAVEFLKYITNPTSMGVTSQYFVPSRKSVLDSDVFMNSASQPSAESIQLAVLDQMSEARIAPGHRNWQEIDVKIQTLLDHIYTQSSSVEKVLKQMETEVNANMK; encoded by the coding sequence TTGCGAAAGTTAAAATTTCTACTGCTGGCTCTTGTGATCATGACTACCGTACTTCCGGGCTGTTCCCGGTATGCGGGCAGCTCGGCGGCAAGCGAAGCAGTCGGGGCGGAGCTGTTGGAGCCGGTCAAGCTGAAGTTCAGCATGTGGGGCAATGATGCGCAAAAAATGATGTATGAGGATCTTATCACTGAATTTAAAAAGACACATTCTAATATTGATATCGAGATAGTGGTCATTCCTTTCGCCGATTATCAGCAAAAGCTCTCTATCATGCTGGCATCCAGAACAGCACCTGATGTGGGCTGGCTGGCGGACCGCATGATACCACAGTTGATCGAATCCGGCCAACTGGCCGATATTTCGCCCAGCGTGATGAACGATAACGACTATAACCTTTCCGATATAAATCCCTCCACGCTTAGTTTGTTCCGGAGAGACGATCGATTGTACGGTATCCCGTTCTCCACACCGCCGGTCATGATGTATTACAACATGAGCCTGTTCAGGGATAAAGGATTGAAGACACCAACGGAGCTGTACAAGGAGGGAAAGTGGACTTACGAGCAGTTTATCCATGCTGCCAAAGCCATTGCGGAACCGGACAGCGGCGTGTATGGGGTCAAGCTTGTCCGGGATTGGAATAATTGGTCGGATGCGTTACTACCGCTAATCTGGTCGCATGGCGCAGATCTCTTCACGAAGGACGGGAATGCATTTGCGCTGAACTCTGCGGAAGGAAGGGAAGCGCTCCAATTATATAGTGACCTAATGTTCAAGGACGGGGTGCATCCGCAGCCGGGGGATGAGATTGGATTCGAGTCAGGCAACATCGGTATGTATTCCGACCGCTACAGCTATATGTCAAAGGCGAGGGCTATTACGGAATTTGAATGGGATATTGCGCCGATGCCGGAAGGGGTAACGGGTAGAGGCACCTCCTTGGGCTATGCTGGTTATTCCGTATTTGACACGGAGAACTCCCTGGAAGCGGTGGAATTCCTGAAGTACATTACAAATCCGACCTCTATGGGCGTGACCTCACAATATTTTGTTCCATCCAGAAAATCGGTGCTTGACTCCGATGTTTTTATGAATTCGGCCTCACAGCCTTCTGCCGAGAGTATCCAGCTTGCCGTACTCGATCAGATGAGCGAGGCAAGGATCGCACCGGGACACAGGAACTGGCAGGAGATTGATGTGAAAATTCAAACGCTGTTAGACCATATCTATACACAGAGCAGCTCAGTAGAGAAGGTTCTGAAGCAAATGGAGACCGAAGTCAATGCAAATATGAAATAA
- a CDS encoding hydantoinase/oxoprolinase family protein — MGNKQIRIGIDVGGTFTDAVAIDNETFEVLSKVKIPTTHHDKRGVASGIVTIIQRIMSENGILPRILSLSPMEPRRQPMLCSEGDVARVGILGMGTGMDARSARSETNVADIELATGKYLKTYHRFIDSKELTHEVINDAIEQLLDQGAEVIVASEAYSVDDPSNELRVIEAARSRGVYATGGHEISQLYGLKTRTRTAVVNASLIPKMMETANMTEQAVKEAGISSQLMIMRCDGGVMSIDEVRKRPILTMLSGLAAGVAGALMYEKISDGIFFEVGGTSVDISVIKNGKVMIENAQVGGHKTYLRSLDVRTLAVAGGSMIQIGGGKITDVGPRSAHIAGLEYECFAESANLAEPSIGLVSPREGDPDYVTVRCAEGHEYALTLAGAANLLNLVPEDDYARGNVESDRIAWDTLGAHLGISAEEAARSAMDIAIQKVMVVVSQMITDYELDTGFVTLVGGGGSGAVLVPAMAAKEGFKHQIANNAPYISTIGVGMAMVREQIEKTVVGATERDIKLIRMEIIEKIVQSGANESTVDVTIEIDAQRNILRAIATGSTELRSKDLGSREVPVNELLLTAAQALNQPEGQTELKAASGRWFLFEASEVKKSMFGLVKKKLNHVSVLDRQGVVRFKKANAFHLAFVKKDMYSRFASFLDENTIYSDANATIPKAFIFYKEKMLDLTGMQTKEQLFSILEVETQMLEDNNEMLAVVYQ; from the coding sequence ATGGGCAATAAACAAATTAGAATTGGCATTGATGTTGGTGGTACTTTTACGGATGCGGTAGCCATCGACAATGAAACCTTTGAGGTCCTATCCAAGGTCAAAATTCCTACTACACATCACGATAAACGGGGTGTCGCCAGTGGAATTGTAACGATTATTCAGCGAATCATGAGTGAAAATGGAATTCTTCCCCGGATATTAAGTTTATCGCCCATGGAACCACGCAGGCAACCAATGCTCTGCTCAGAGGGCGACGTTGCTCGTGTCGGCATCCTGGGAATGGGCACCGGCATGGATGCTCGCAGTGCCCGTTCTGAAACCAATGTAGCAGACATCGAACTGGCTACAGGGAAATATCTGAAAACCTATCATCGCTTTATCGATTCCAAGGAGCTGACCCATGAGGTGATAAACGATGCCATCGAACAGCTACTAGATCAGGGAGCAGAAGTTATTGTTGCTTCAGAAGCTTATAGTGTGGATGATCCCTCGAACGAGCTACGTGTAATTGAAGCGGCACGCAGCAGGGGGGTATACGCTACCGGAGGGCATGAGATATCCCAGTTATATGGTCTTAAGACCAGAACCCGCACGGCAGTGGTAAATGCCAGTTTGATCCCAAAGATGATGGAGACCGCCAATATGACAGAGCAGGCAGTCAAGGAGGCTGGTATTTCCTCCCAACTGATGATAATGCGCTGTGACGGCGGTGTGATGAGTATCGACGAGGTGCGCAAACGTCCGATTCTTACTATGCTTTCAGGGCTAGCGGCAGGTGTAGCGGGAGCCCTGATGTACGAGAAGATATCTGACGGCATTTTCTTCGAGGTCGGGGGGACGAGCGTCGATATCTCCGTAATCAAGAACGGTAAGGTGATGATTGAGAATGCCCAGGTCGGAGGACACAAAACCTATCTGCGCTCTCTGGATGTGCGAACGCTGGCTGTTGCCGGAGGCAGTATGATTCAGATCGGAGGCGGCAAAATTACGGATGTTGGTCCACGCAGTGCCCATATTGCCGGGCTGGAGTATGAATGCTTCGCTGAATCTGCGAATCTGGCAGAGCCTTCTATCGGCCTCGTCAGCCCCCGTGAAGGGGATCCGGATTACGTGACGGTCCGCTGTGCCGAAGGCCACGAATATGCACTAACCTTGGCGGGTGCTGCTAATCTGCTGAATTTAGTACCTGAGGATGATTATGCTCGTGGTAATGTGGAAAGTGACCGCATAGCTTGGGATACGCTTGGCGCCCACCTTGGAATTAGCGCTGAGGAAGCTGCAAGATCGGCAATGGATATCGCCATCCAAAAGGTGATGGTGGTGGTGAGCCAGATGATTACTGATTATGAGCTGGACACCGGATTTGTTACACTGGTTGGCGGCGGCGGCAGTGGAGCCGTTCTGGTTCCAGCCATGGCGGCCAAGGAGGGCTTCAAGCACCAGATTGCTAACAACGCACCTTATATCTCTACCATCGGTGTGGGCATGGCGATGGTCCGGGAGCAGATCGAAAAGACAGTCGTTGGCGCTACAGAACGGGACATCAAGCTGATCCGCATGGAGATTATCGAGAAAATCGTACAATCGGGTGCCAATGAATCGACCGTTGACGTTACAATCGAAATCGACGCCCAGCGCAATATTCTACGGGCTATTGCCACTGGCTCGACGGAGCTGCGCTCGAAGGATCTTGGCAGCCGCGAGGTGCCGGTGAACGAACTTTTGCTTACGGCGGCACAGGCGTTAAATCAGCCGGAGGGCCAGACCGAATTGAAAGCCGCATCCGGCCGCTGGTTTCTGTTTGAGGCAAGTGAGGTGAAGAAATCGATGTTCGGACTGGTGAAGAAGAAGCTGAATCATGTTAGTGTGCTGGACCGTCAGGGTGTAGTGCGCTTCAAGAAAGCGAATGCATTTCATTTGGCTTTTGTGAAAAAGGATATGTACAGCCGCTTTGCCTCCTTTCTGGATGAGAACACGATCTATTCGGATGCAAACGCTACTATACCCAAAGCTTTTATCTTTTATAAGGAAAAAATGCTGGATTTGACCGGTATGCAGACGAAGGAGCAACTGTTCTCTATTCTGGAAGTGGAGACGCAGATGTTGGAGGACAACAACGAAATGCTCGCTGTTGTCTATCAATAA
- a CDS encoding response regulator, giving the protein MYKLFLVEDEALIRTGLRHLVEEVIGGYRVVGEAENGRLALEALKSVMPDMLITDIRMNEMNGIEMIKRIRDRYPDLYIVILSGFAEFEYAKQAIKYGISDYLLKPVDRTELAQALEDFKRKRTLRDAPSGDSDEGEAESQGRQLIRKVKELVAERLDQEISLQYMAEQVHLNHQYLSVLFKSETGHTFTDYVTHSRMNRAKQLLKETNLKIYEVGKLSGYLSSKHFMAVFKGYSGKTPSQFREQPDEDRWSNSDSY; this is encoded by the coding sequence ATGTACAAGCTGTTTCTGGTTGAGGATGAAGCACTTATTCGTACAGGCTTAAGGCATTTGGTTGAGGAGGTAATTGGTGGATATCGGGTTGTTGGCGAAGCTGAAAACGGAAGACTTGCCCTGGAAGCGCTTAAAAGCGTCATGCCGGATATGCTGATTACGGATATACGCATGAATGAGATGAATGGAATTGAAATGATTAAGCGGATTCGGGATCGCTATCCCGACTTGTATATTGTAATATTAAGCGGTTTTGCCGAATTTGAATATGCGAAGCAGGCGATTAAGTACGGAATAAGCGATTATCTGCTGAAGCCTGTTGACCGCACAGAGCTGGCCCAGGCACTGGAGGATTTTAAGCGCAAGCGCACATTGCGCGATGCACCCTCAGGCGATTCGGACGAAGGTGAAGCCGAGAGCCAAGGCAGACAGTTGATTCGCAAGGTGAAGGAGCTGGTCGCTGAACGGCTGGATCAGGAAATATCGCTGCAATATATGGCTGAACAGGTACATCTCAATCATCAATACTTGTCCGTTCTTTTCAAGTCGGAGACAGGACATACCTTTACGGACTATGTTACCCATAGCAGGATGAACAGAGCTAAGCAGCTGCTGAAGGAGACGAATCTAAAAATTTATGAGGTGGGCAAACTGTCCGGCTATTTAAGTTCCAAACATTTCATGGCCGTATTTAAGGGGTATTCCGGCAAAACTCCGTCGCAGTTCAGGGAGCAGCCGGATGAAGACAGGTGGAGTAACAGCGATTCTTATTAA